DNA sequence from the Oscillatoria salina IIICB1 genome:
AGATTGCAAATGTTGGTAACGTTGATCCGCACCTCGACTCTACTATCGATCTCAAATAAGCTCTGAAATGATGTGATACTCATAATTTAACCTCTTTTACTAGAACGTTGAGCCGGAATTAGGAACTCGGCAACTCTATACAACTATTTTTTTAGTAAGGAATTCCCCCACCAATAGTGACTCGTTTAAGCACCCGCCGCACCGAGGGGTCGAATGCGGGACGATAGTGCAAAGTCGCTTGGTTATCCCACAGCACCAAATCGCCGTTTTGCCATTGGTGTTCGTAGCGGTACTCCAGATCTTGAATATGTTCGTGTAGTCTGGCAATTAGTGGAGATCCGACATCGTAGGGGATACCAACTAGTTCAATCTCGTAGGCTGCATTCAAATAAAGGATTTGTTCGCGAGTTTCAGGGTGGGTGCGAACCAGAGGGTGGGGAAAGGTCGCACCGGGGGGCACATCTACCCGACGATCTACATATTTGGCAGACACGGAACCGAACGGACGGTAAAACGGATTGTAGGTAATCAGCCTTAAGTCCTGAATGGTATCGCGGGTTTCTCGATCGAGAAGGGTATAAGCCCGTGCCATATCAAACCAGATTGT
Encoded proteins:
- a CDS encoding TauD/TfdA dioxygenase family protein — translated: MSNLQFTENENGVGVTVHYANLAASLSPHHTLQIRQLLNCYRLVIFPNQNLTDEHLSNFAFRFGPPFVPDNSFPVLSSAEGESTPVVIIGNQADDYPNSYLGFQEVLPHSDHQWLRCPSSASLLYAVDITENSSPTIWFDMARAYTLLDRETRDTIQDLRLITYNPFYRPFGSVSAKYVDRRVDVPPGATFPHPLVRTHPETREQILYLNAAYEIELVGIPYDVGSPLIARLHEHIQDLEYRYEHQWQNGDLVLWDNQATLHYRPAFDPSVRRVLKRVTIGGGIPY